The following proteins are encoded in a genomic region of Bradyrhizobium sp. SK17:
- a CDS encoding sensor histidine kinase: protein MGGSSLATRLFVSATAWVVVILAITGVILSSVYRDATERAFDRRLNLYLRTLIAEVATPDEPADRQFQSLGEPLFDLPLSGWYWQITRTDTEKGETRASRSLWDKKLPKLEEHGAELSAAGVRLGYVDGPEGQSLRMVERPVDLGADGKFLVSVAGDATEIFDETRSFDYYLGGTFAALGIVLLLTTIFQVRYGLAPLKRISDAIADIRSGRAERLEGRFPVEIAPLARETNALIDANREIVERSRTHVGNLAHAIKTPLSVIVNEAAAHATDPFASKVLEQADLMRDQVAHHLERARIAARATIVSTITDVAPVIEALRRTMEKIHRDRDLSIEAKADPAARFRGERQDLEEMVGNLVDNACKWAASQVFIEVVVVPPEAPGAGPKLRIVVDDDGRGLSEAERAQVSRRGQRLDESKPGSGLGLSIVTDLAGLYGGNLTLDDAPIGGLRAELALPAV from the coding sequence ATGGGCGGCAGCTCGCTTGCGACCCGCCTGTTCGTCTCGGCGACCGCCTGGGTGGTGGTGATCCTGGCGATCACCGGCGTCATCTTGTCGTCGGTCTATCGCGACGCGACCGAACGCGCCTTCGACCGAAGGCTCAATCTCTATCTGCGCACCCTGATCGCCGAAGTGGCGACGCCGGACGAGCCCGCCGACCGCCAGTTCCAGTCGCTCGGCGAGCCGCTGTTCGACCTGCCGCTGTCGGGCTGGTACTGGCAGATCACCCGCACCGATACAGAAAAGGGCGAGACCCGTGCCTCGCGCTCGCTGTGGGACAAGAAGCTGCCGAAGCTCGAGGAGCACGGCGCGGAGCTCTCCGCCGCCGGCGTCCGCCTCGGCTATGTCGACGGCCCGGAAGGGCAAAGCCTGCGCATGGTGGAGCGGCCGGTCGATCTCGGCGCCGACGGCAAGTTCCTGGTCAGCGTTGCCGGCGACGCCACCGAGATTTTCGATGAGACACGCAGCTTCGACTATTATCTCGGCGGCACCTTCGCAGCCCTCGGCATCGTGCTGCTGCTGACCACGATCTTCCAGGTGCGCTATGGCCTTGCGCCGCTCAAGCGGATTTCGGATGCGATCGCCGATATCCGCTCCGGCCGCGCCGAGCGGCTGGAGGGCCGCTTTCCGGTCGAGATCGCACCGCTGGCGCGCGAGACCAATGCGCTGATCGACGCCAACCGGGAGATCGTCGAGCGCTCCCGCACCCATGTCGGCAATCTCGCCCATGCGATCAAGACGCCGCTGTCGGTGATCGTGAACGAGGCGGCCGCCCACGCCACCGATCCCTTCGCCAGCAAGGTGCTGGAGCAGGCCGACCTGATGCGGGACCAGGTCGCGCACCACCTCGAACGCGCCCGGATCGCCGCGCGCGCCACCATCGTCTCGACCATCACCGACGTCGCGCCCGTGATCGAGGCGCTGCGCCGGACCATGGAGAAGATCCACCGGGATCGCGACCTCTCCATCGAGGCCAAGGCCGATCCGGCGGCGCGCTTTCGCGGCGAACGGCAGGACCTGGAGGAGATGGTCGGCAACCTCGTCGACAACGCCTGCAAATGGGCCGCCTCGCAGGTCTTCATCGAGGTCGTCGTGGTCCCGCCGGAGGCGCCGGGCGCCGGGCCGAAGCTGCGCATCGTGGTCGACGACGACGGACGCGGCCTGTCCGAGGCCGAGCGCGCCCAGGTGTCGCGGCGCGGCCAGCGGCTCGACGAATCGAAGCCCGGCTCGGGGCTTGGCCTGTCGATCGTGACCGATCTGGCCGGTCTTTATGGCGGCAATCTCACTCTGGACGACGCGCCGATCGGCGGCTTGCGCGCCGAGCTCGCGCTGCCGGCGGTCTAA
- a CDS encoding macro domain-containing protein yields MILSRIGNLLEADVDAVVNTVNCVGIMGRGIALQFKNTFPGNFQAYAAACDRKEVQPGKMFVYETGKFSPRYIINFPTKRHWKGKSRIEDIDAGLIDLVRVIKDRKILSIAIPPLGSGLGASTGVMFVRGSLRRLKRCPMSPRSYMNHRARQTLRR; encoded by the coding sequence GTGATTCTATCCAGAATCGGCAACCTCCTCGAAGCCGACGTTGACGCGGTCGTCAACACGGTGAACTGCGTCGGAATCATGGGACGCGGAATTGCGCTGCAGTTCAAGAATACTTTCCCCGGTAACTTCCAAGCTTATGCCGCGGCCTGCGACCGGAAGGAAGTTCAACCCGGTAAAATGTTCGTCTACGAGACAGGAAAGTTTTCTCCCCGTTACATCATCAACTTTCCGACCAAACGGCATTGGAAAGGCAAAAGCCGTATCGAAGATATCGACGCCGGGCTGATTGACCTCGTTCGTGTTATCAAGGATCGCAAAATTCTGTCGATCGCGATCCCACCCTTGGGGTCAGGCCTGGGGGCCTCAACTGGAGTGATGTTCGTCCGCGGATCGTTGCGGCGCTTGAAGCGGTGCCCGATGTCACCGCGATCGTATATGAACCATCGGGCGCGCCAGACTCTGCGGCGTTAG
- a CDS encoding DUF4433 domain-containing protein, translating to MTQLPVQPKIYHIVDVDRLPSIIAHGRLLCDSEMVKLQLPGTTIGMGSIKTRRLRLPVTCYANAFVGDFVPFYFCPRSVMLYVIHCANNPELTYKGGQGPIVHLEADLHTVLQWANANNHSWAFSGSNAGAQYAQFWKDAVHLDQLNWQHIAATQWAQADIKEAKQAEFLMYNHFPWHLVERIGTHSLAVFNAVTTSLAQASHKPAVQITPAWYY from the coding sequence GTGACCCAGCTGCCCGTTCAGCCTAAAATCTATCACATTGTCGACGTCGATCGGTTGCCGTCAATTATTGCGCACGGCCGACTGCTTTGCGATTCTGAGATGGTCAAGCTACAGCTTCCCGGTACCACGATTGGTATGGGATCCATCAAGACGCGCCGATTGCGGCTTCCGGTTACGTGTTATGCGAATGCGTTTGTGGGCGACTTCGTGCCGTTTTACTTTTGCCCGCGCTCTGTCATGCTCTATGTCATTCATTGTGCAAACAACCCCGAACTCACATATAAAGGAGGACAAGGACCGATCGTCCACCTTGAGGCGGACCTCCACACCGTGCTTCAATGGGCGAATGCCAACAATCACAGTTGGGCATTCAGCGGATCGAACGCGGGCGCGCAGTACGCGCAGTTCTGGAAGGATGCCGTCCATCTCGACCAGCTAAACTGGCAGCACATTGCTGCGACACAATGGGCGCAAGCCGACATCAAGGAAGCCAAACAGGCGGAGTTCCTGATGTATAATCACTTTCCATGGCACCTCGTTGAGCGCATCGGAACTCATTCGCTGGCGGTATTTAACGCTGTGACAACTTCATTGGCTCAAGCTTCACACAAACCGGCCGTGCAAATCACGCCGGCTTGGTACTATTGA
- the ccmI gene encoding c-type cytochrome biogenesis protein CcmI, with the protein MTLWFVFALMTVAAIFAVLWPLSRRGRADTGGSEVVVYRDQLAEIDRDLAAGIIGAAEADAARIEISRRLLAAADQGGNDTPVQGSLSLRRAAAIVALVGLPVIAASFYLALGSPRLGDFPLAERSKVADVNQPLANLVAQVEAHLEKNPTDGRGWTVLAPVLSRLGRYDDAVRAYRNAITYSGDNADRRADLGEALMGTSGGVVTAEAKAEFERAVALNSDDAKASYFLGLAAEQDGRKADAAALWQKMLAKAPSDAPWRPMVQAALLRVGGTVPAGVSAPALPDGAVAAAKDMSEADRGAMIHGMVDRLATRLKTNGDDVEGWLRLVRAYLVMGERDKAMSALADARQAVANNADRLRQLNEGLKNLGLDG; encoded by the coding sequence ATGACGCTGTGGTTTGTGTTCGCGCTGATGACGGTCGCGGCGATCTTTGCCGTGCTGTGGCCGCTCAGCCGGCGCGGGCGGGCGGACACCGGCGGTAGCGAGGTCGTGGTCTACCGGGATCAGCTCGCGGAAATCGACCGCGACCTGGCCGCCGGCATCATCGGGGCCGCCGAGGCCGATGCCGCGCGGATCGAGATCAGCCGCCGGCTGCTTGCCGCCGCCGACCAGGGCGGGAACGATACCCCGGTGCAGGGCAGCCTCAGCCTGCGACGCGCGGCCGCGATCGTGGCGTTGGTCGGGCTGCCGGTGATTGCTGCGAGCTTCTATCTCGCGCTCGGCTCGCCGCGGCTGGGCGACTTTCCACTCGCCGAGCGCAGCAAGGTCGCCGATGTCAACCAGCCGCTCGCCAATCTGGTCGCGCAGGTCGAGGCCCATCTGGAGAAGAACCCGACCGACGGCCGCGGCTGGACGGTGCTGGCGCCGGTGCTGTCGCGCCTCGGCCGCTATGACGACGCCGTCCGCGCCTATCGCAATGCCATCACCTATTCTGGCGACAATGCCGATCGCCGCGCCGATCTGGGTGAGGCGCTGATGGGCACCTCCGGCGGTGTGGTCACCGCGGAGGCCAAGGCGGAATTCGAGCGCGCGGTCGCGCTGAATAGCGACGATGCCAAGGCCAGCTACTTCCTCGGCCTCGCCGCCGAGCAGGACGGCCGCAAGGCCGATGCCGCGGCGCTCTGGCAGAAGATGCTGGCGAAGGCGCCGTCCGATGCGCCGTGGCGGCCGATGGTGCAGGCCGCGCTGCTGCGGGTCGGCGGCACGGTGCCCGCCGGCGTCAGCGCGCCGGCGCTGCCCGATGGCGCGGTGGCTGCCGCCAAGGACATGAGCGAGGCCGATCGCGGCGCCATGATCCACGGCATGGTCGACCGGCTGGCGACCCGGCTGAAGACCAACGGCGACGATGTCGAGGGCTGGCTGCGGCTGGTGCGGGCCTATCTGGTGATGGGCGAGCGCGACAAGGCGATGAGCGCGCTGGCGGATGCCCGCCAGGCGGTAGCCAACAATGCGGATCGGTTGCGTCAGCTCAATGAAGGGCTGAAGAATCTCGGGCTCGATGGATAG
- the ccmE gene encoding cytochrome c maturation protein CcmE, protein MTRKQRRLTLISCALVVLAIAAGLVLNALRDSIVFFSTPSMVAEKHLGPGKRFRLGGLVEQGSLKRGDNLAVTFTVADGSATLPVAYKGILPDLFREGQGVVAEGALDASGVFRADTVLAKHDETYMPKDVADALKKQGHWKDDYGKQGMPSASAAPTQGAMR, encoded by the coding sequence ATGACCAGGAAGCAACGGCGTTTGACACTGATCAGCTGCGCGCTCGTCGTGCTCGCGATCGCCGCGGGCCTGGTGCTGAACGCGTTGCGCGATTCCATCGTGTTCTTCTCGACGCCGTCGATGGTCGCCGAGAAGCATCTCGGTCCGGGCAAGCGTTTCCGCCTCGGCGGGCTGGTGGAGCAGGGCTCGCTGAAGCGCGGCGACAACCTCGCGGTGACCTTCACCGTCGCCGACGGCAGCGCCACCTTGCCGGTCGCCTACAAGGGCATCCTGCCGGATCTGTTCCGCGAGGGGCAGGGCGTGGTGGCGGAAGGCGCGCTCGATGCGTCAGGTGTGTTCCGCGCCGACACCGTGCTCGCCAAGCATGACGAGACCTATATGCCGAAGGACGTCGCCGATGCCCTGAAGAAGCAGGGCCACTGGAAGGACGATTACGGCAAGCAAGGCATGCCGAGCGCCTCCGCGGCGCCGACCCAGGGAGCCATGCGGTGA
- a CDS encoding heme lyase CcmF/NrfE family subunit produces MIAESGHYALVLALGLALIQSIVPIIGARWRDAALMNVARSTALAQLLFVAASFAALVTLHVTSDFSVANVYENSHSLKPLLYKITGVWGNHEGSMLLWVSILALFGGLVAAFGNNLPLSLRAHVLAVQAWVASAFYLFILITSNPFLRIANPPLEGRDLNPVLQDIGLAVHPPMLYLGYVGFSISFSFAVAALLEGRIDAAWARWVRPWTLVAWIFLTLGIAMGSYWAYYELGWGGWWFWDPVENASLMPWLAGTALLHSALVMEKRNALKVWTILLSILTFSLSLLGTFLVRSGVLTSVHAFATDPTRGVFILLILVVFIGGSLSLYAWRAPALKQGGLFAPISREGALVLNNLLLTTACATVFIGTLYPLALEVLTGEKISVGAPFFNYTFAPLFVPLLIAVPFGPLLAWKRGDLLGAAQRLMVAGIVALVAMALVLAWTYGGATLAPLAIGLAVFVIIGALCDLAERIALFRIPFSLTLRRARGLPRATWGTAFAHAGLGVALIGIVCETTWNSEYIGAMKPDDVAPVAGYQLRLDGLNQRQGPNYREMVAQFTVTRDGEKISVMTPSKRNFTTRGASTTEAALLSRGASQLYISLGDTSADGSIAVRIYHKPLVLLIWWGPVLMAFGGLLSLSDRRLRVGAPKPAKAAARALQAAE; encoded by the coding sequence GTGATCGCCGAAAGTGGACATTATGCGCTGGTGCTCGCGCTTGGGCTCGCGCTGATCCAGTCGATCGTGCCGATCATCGGCGCGCGCTGGCGCGATGCGGCGTTGATGAACGTCGCGCGTTCGACCGCGCTCGCGCAATTGCTGTTCGTCGCGGCGTCGTTCGCGGCGCTGGTGACCTTGCACGTCACCTCGGATTTCTCGGTCGCCAACGTCTACGAGAATTCGCATTCGCTGAAGCCGCTGCTCTACAAGATCACCGGCGTGTGGGGAAACCATGAAGGCTCGATGCTGCTGTGGGTGTCGATCCTGGCGCTGTTCGGCGGCCTGGTCGCGGCGTTCGGCAACAATCTGCCGCTGTCGCTGCGTGCCCATGTGCTGGCGGTGCAGGCCTGGGTCGCCAGCGCGTTCTATCTGTTCATCCTGATTACCTCGAACCCGTTCCTGCGCATCGCCAACCCGCCGCTCGAGGGCCGCGACCTCAACCCGGTGTTGCAGGACATCGGCCTCGCGGTGCATCCGCCGATGCTCTATCTCGGCTACGTCGGGTTCTCGATCTCGTTCTCGTTCGCGGTGGCGGCGCTGCTGGAGGGGCGGATCGACGCCGCCTGGGCGCGCTGGGTACGGCCGTGGACGCTGGTGGCGTGGATATTCCTGACGCTCGGCATCGCGATGGGCTCGTACTGGGCCTATTACGAGCTCGGCTGGGGTGGCTGGTGGTTCTGGGATCCGGTCGAGAACGCCTCGCTGATGCCGTGGCTGGCCGGCACCGCGTTGTTGCATTCGGCGCTGGTGATGGAGAAGCGCAACGCGCTGAAGGTCTGGACCATCCTGCTCTCGATCCTGACCTTCTCGCTGTCGCTGCTCGGCACCTTCCTGGTGCGCTCCGGCGTGCTGACCTCGGTCCACGCCTTCGCCACCGATCCGACGCGGGGCGTGTTCATCCTGCTGATCCTGGTCGTGTTCATCGGCGGCAGCCTCTCGCTCTATGCCTGGCGCGCGCCGGCGCTGAAGCAGGGCGGGCTGTTCGCGCCGATCTCGCGCGAGGGCGCGCTGGTGCTCAACAATCTGCTGCTCACCACCGCATGCGCGACGGTATTCATCGGCACGCTGTATCCGCTGGCGCTCGAGGTGCTCACCGGCGAGAAGATCTCGGTCGGCGCGCCGTTCTTCAACTACACCTTCGCACCGCTGTTCGTGCCGCTGCTGATCGCGGTGCCGTTCGGGCCGCTGCTGGCCTGGAAGCGCGGCGACCTGCTCGGCGCAGCGCAGCGGCTGATGGTGGCAGGCATCGTTGCGCTGGTCGCAATGGCGTTGGTGCTTGCCTGGACCTATGGCGGCGCGACGCTGGCGCCGCTGGCGATCGGGCTTGCGGTGTTCGTCATCATCGGCGCGCTGTGCGATCTTGCCGAACGCATCGCGCTGTTCCGGATTCCGTTCTCGCTGACGCTGCGCCGCGCCCGCGGCCTGCCGCGCGCGACCTGGGGCACGGCATTCGCGCATGCCGGGCTCGGCGTCGCGCTGATCGGGATCGTCTGCGAGACCACCTGGAACAGCGAATATATCGGCGCGATGAAGCCGGACGACGTCGCGCCCGTCGCCGGCTACCAGTTGCGGCTCGACGGCCTCAACCAGCGGCAGGGGCCGAACTACCGCGAGATGGTCGCGCAATTCACCGTGACGCGCGACGGCGAGAAGATCAGCGTGATGACCCCGTCGAAGCGCAATTTCACCACGCGCGGCGCCTCGACCACCGAGGCCGCGCTGCTGAGCCGCGGCGCCAGCCAGCTCTACATCTCGCTCGGGGACACCTCGGCCGACGGATCGATCGCGGTGCGCATCTATCACAAGCCGCTGGTGCTCCTGATCTGGTGGGGGCCGGTGCTGATGGCGTTCGGCGGCCTGCTGTCGCTGTCGGACCGTCGCCTGCGGGTCGGTGCGCCGAAGCCGGCGAAAGCCGCGGCCCGCGCGTTGCAGGCGGCCGAGTGA
- a CDS encoding cytochrome c-type biogenesis protein, producing MRRHGVAAAMLAATLVLGAMPARAVLPDEIMADPAKEARARELSRELRCMVCQNQSIDDSEAPLARDLRLLVRERISAGDSDRQVIDFLVARYGEFVLLKPRLNEHTLVLWLTPPLALLLGAFALWRLGRRKANPAAGGEDSGSGLSSDEQARLDRLLGAGSAPDKPI from the coding sequence ATGCGGCGCCACGGTGTTGCAGCCGCCATGCTGGCGGCGACCCTGGTGCTCGGCGCGATGCCCGCACGCGCCGTGCTGCCCGACGAGATCATGGCCGATCCGGCGAAGGAGGCGAGGGCGCGCGAGCTCTCCAGAGAGCTGCGCTGCATGGTCTGCCAGAACCAGTCGATCGACGATTCCGAGGCACCGCTGGCGCGCGACCTCCGCCTCCTGGTGCGCGAGCGCATCTCGGCCGGCGACAGCGACCGCCAGGTGATCGATTTCCTGGTCGCCCGCTACGGCGAATTCGTGCTGCTGAAGCCGCGGCTCAACGAGCATACGCTGGTGCTGTGGCTGACCCCGCCGCTGGCGCTGCTGCTCGGTGCTTTCGCGCTCTGGCGCCTCGGCCGGCGCAAGGCCAATCCGGCGGCGGGCGGCGAGGATTCCGGCTCCGGACTGAGCTCCGACGAGCAGGCCCGGCTCGACCGGCTGCTGGGCGCCGGATCCGCGCCGGACAAGCCGATTTAG
- a CDS encoding Do family serine endopeptidase — protein sequence MTDRPDLSSLPSYKAPKRSLFSARKFALMASVVAGLGAATYAFSPSHNPADLFTTPAHAQVNNEVKKVQQPVGFADIVERVKPSVISVKVNIREKVAKDDSGNDDSPFQPGSPMERFFRRFGGPDGLPPGLRGGPRGGGVVTGQGSGFFISADGYAVTNNHVVDGADKVEVTTDDGKTYSAKVIGTDPRTDLALIKVEGGSNFQFAKLSDTKPRIGDWVLAVGNPFGLGGTVTAGIVSASGRDIGNGPYDDFIQIDAPVNKGNSGGPAFDVSGEVMGVNTAIYSPSGGSVGIAFSIPAATVKSVVAQLKDKGSVSRGWIGVQIQPVTSDIADSLGMKKAEGALVAEPQANGPAAKAGIESGDVITAVNGEPVKDARELARTIGGLAPGNAVKLNVLHKGQDKTVNITLGQLPNSLEAKADTDNSDKGNSSRGTDVPKLGLTVAPANSVAGAGKEGVVVTEVDPKSAAAERGFKEGDVILEVAGKSVGTAGEVRDAITAARNDNKNSVLMRVKSGGSSRFVAVPLAKG from the coding sequence ATGACCGACCGTCCCGACCTCTCGTCCCTTCCGTCCTATAAGGCGCCGAAGCGCTCGCTGTTTTCCGCCCGCAAGTTTGCGCTGATGGCGTCGGTCGTGGCCGGCCTCGGCGCCGCCACCTATGCCTTCAGCCCCTCGCACAATCCCGCCGACCTGTTCACCACGCCTGCGCATGCGCAGGTCAACAACGAGGTCAAGAAGGTCCAGCAGCCGGTCGGGTTTGCCGACATCGTCGAGCGGGTCAAGCCGTCGGTGATCTCGGTCAAGGTCAACATTCGCGAGAAGGTCGCGAAGGACGACAGCGGCAACGACGATTCGCCGTTCCAGCCGGGTTCGCCGATGGAGCGCTTCTTCCGCCGCTTCGGCGGTCCGGATGGTCTGCCCCCGGGCCTGCGCGGTGGACCGCGTGGCGGTGGCGTGGTGACGGGCCAGGGCTCCGGCTTCTTCATCTCGGCTGACGGCTATGCCGTGACCAACAATCACGTGGTCGATGGCGCCGACAAGGTCGAGGTCACCACCGACGACGGCAAGACCTATTCCGCCAAGGTGATCGGCACTGATCCGCGCACCGATCTCGCGCTGATCAAGGTCGAGGGCGGTTCCAACTTCCAGTTCGCCAAGCTGTCCGACACCAAGCCGCGGATCGGCGACTGGGTGCTGGCGGTCGGCAACCCGTTCGGCCTCGGCGGCACCGTGACCGCCGGCATCGTTTCGGCCTCCGGCCGCGACATCGGCAACGGTCCGTATGACGACTTCATCCAGATCGATGCGCCCGTGAACAAGGGCAATTCGGGTGGCCCGGCGTTCGACGTCTCGGGCGAGGTGATGGGCGTCAACACCGCGATCTACTCGCCGTCCGGCGGCAGCGTCGGCATCGCGTTCTCGATTCCCGCCGCCACCGTCAAGAGCGTCGTCGCCCAGCTGAAGGACAAGGGCTCGGTCAGCCGCGGCTGGATCGGCGTCCAGATCCAGCCGGTGACCTCCGACATCGCCGACAGCCTCGGCATGAAGAAGGCCGAAGGCGCGCTGGTTGCCGAACCGCAGGCCAATGGCCCCGCGGCCAAGGCCGGCATCGAGTCCGGTGACGTCATCACCGCGGTCAACGGCGAGCCGGTGAAGGATGCGCGCGAACTCGCCCGCACCATCGGCGGCCTCGCGCCCGGCAATGCCGTGAAGCTCAACGTGCTGCACAAGGGCCAGGACAAGACCGTCAACATCACGCTCGGTCAGTTGCCGAACAGCCTGGAAGCCAAGGCAGACACCGACAACAGCGACAAGGGCAACTCGTCCCGTGGCACCGACGTGCCGAAACTGGGCCTCACCGTGGCGCCCGCCAACAGTGTGGCCGGTGCCGGCAAGGAAGGCGTGGTCGTGACCGAAGTCGATCCCAAGAGTGCTGCCGCTGAGCGGGGCTTCAAGGAAGGCGACGTGATTCTCGAGGTCGCCGGCAAGTCGGTCGGCACTGCCGGTGAGGTGCGCGATGCAATCACCGCGGCGCGCAATGACAACAAGAACAGCGTTCTCATGCGCGTGAAGAGCGGCGGTTCGTCGCGCTTTGTGGCAGTGCCGCTGGCCAAGGGATAA
- a CDS encoding response regulator transcription factor: MRILIIEDDRESADYLVKAFREVGYIADLASDGEEGLSMAETGDYDVLVVDRMLPKRDGLSLIGSLRDKGNRTPVLILSALGQVDDRIKGLRAGGDDYLPKPYSFAELLARVEVLSRRNVGPAEETTYKVGDLELDRLSHRVARGKDELTLQPREFRLLEYLMKHAGQVVTRTMLLENVWDYHFDPQTNVIDVHISRLRSKIDKGFERPLLHTIRGAGYMIRDGIR; this comes from the coding sequence ATGCGCATCCTGATCATCGAAGACGACCGCGAGTCCGCCGACTATCTGGTCAAGGCATTCCGTGAAGTCGGCTACATCGCCGATCTCGCCTCCGACGGCGAGGAAGGTCTGTCGATGGCCGAGACCGGCGACTACGACGTGCTGGTCGTGGACCGCATGCTGCCGAAGCGTGATGGCCTGTCGCTGATCGGCAGCCTGCGCGACAAGGGCAACCGGACGCCGGTCCTGATCCTTTCGGCGCTCGGCCAGGTCGATGACCGCATCAAGGGCCTGCGTGCCGGCGGCGACGACTATCTGCCGAAGCCCTATTCGTTCGCCGAGCTGCTGGCGCGCGTCGAGGTGCTGTCGCGGCGCAATGTCGGCCCGGCGGAGGAGACCACCTACAAGGTCGGCGATCTCGAGCTCGATCGCCTGTCGCATCGCGTCGCCCGCGGCAAGGACGAGCTGACCCTGCAGCCGCGCGAATTCCGGCTGCTCGAATATCTGATGAAGCACGCAGGCCAGGTGGTGACGCGCACCATGCTGCTCGAGAACGTCTGGGATTATCATTTCGATCCGCAGACCAACGTCATCGACGTTCACATCTCCCGGCTGCGATCCAAGATCGACAAGGGGTTCGAGCGCCCGCTGCTGCATACGATTCGCGGCGCGGGGTACATGATCCGCGACGGCATCAGGTAG